One genomic window of Stigmatella ashevillena includes the following:
- a CDS encoding DUF6312 domain-containing protein, with the protein MAKKLKLPKTISRVSYLHPTDGMITIVKSRRKRKRKKGSKQLAGASKMMRALNAAQLAGAQALADRQDRDDKEEKDGGLKNLPSNSHRAMLKAAKVFRDKME; encoded by the coding sequence GTGGCTAAGAAACTGAAACTCCCGAAGACAATCTCGCGAGTCAGCTATCTCCATCCCACGGATGGAATGATCACCATCGTCAAGAGCCGACGCAAGCGCAAGCGCAAGAAGGGCTCCAAGCAGCTTGCGGGGGCGTCCAAGATGATGCGTGCGCTCAACGCGGCTCAGCTCGCCGGTGCACAGGCGCTGGCGGATCGCCAGGATCGTGACGACAAGGAGGAGAAGGACGGTGGCCTCAAGAACCTGCCCTCGAACAGCCATCGCGCCATGCTGAAGGCGGCCAAGGTCTTCCGCGACAAGATGGAGTAG
- a CDS encoding DUF6200 domain-containing protein, with amino-acid sequence MSTKTLAVNVDPVTTKLANEAHPLFIDLGKKKAKAVKRLRKGKGRLLEDVRETLQDLQTAGRVAANAQPVIVIVRVKPKKRKSRSSLGGLF; translated from the coding sequence ATGTCAACTAAGACCCTGGCAGTGAACGTCGATCCCGTCACCACCAAGTTGGCGAACGAGGCACACCCCTTGTTCATCGACCTTGGAAAGAAGAAAGCCAAGGCCGTCAAGAGGCTGCGCAAGGGAAAGGGTCGGTTGCTGGAAGACGTCCGGGAGACCCTCCAGGATCTCCAGACCGCCGGGCGGGTCGCGGCGAACGCTCAGCCCGTGATCGTCATCGTCCGCGTCAAGCCCAAGAAGAGGAAGTCGCGGTCGTCGTTGGGGGGGCTGTTCTAA